The DNA segment ATAATAGCTGCTTTCAAATAGTCTTTTGGAACTAATGAGTATAATGTTGCTTTTACTTCGTTCATGATTTTTTTATTTAATTATTAACCCTTATAAATCCTAAGCATGAGGATATTTTTCTAACTCTACGACATACTTCATAACCTTCTCGAGATCCTTCATCATTTGTATTTCCTTCGATTGTATGAATCTTATCACCTTCAATAGATTCAACAAAGCCTGTATGACCAAGACCTTTTCCAAAATCCATTATAAAAATATCTCCCGGCAATGGATCCGTAAATTTACATTTCGGCTGGCAAAATTGCGTTTCTATTTCTTTCCATTGCCTTA comes from the Bacteroidota bacterium genome and includes:
- a CDS encoding CHAP domain-containing protein — its product is MKHIEIAIKELGKEEIPRGSNWGEHVKKYLHSVDIDFPASWCMAFIYWCVEESKIRITMSGAAGLRNPLVKTGGVIRQWKEIETQFCQPKCKFTDPLPGDIFIMDFGKGLGHTGFVESIEGDKIHTIEGNTNDEGSREGYEVCRRVRKISSCLGFIRVNN